TCCTGACACCATAGCTTTCTTAACAAATTCAAACCCTTATATCATGTCAAGGTGTCAATCTAGGAAGGAGTTCTGtgcaacagcattttaaaatcatCTTAAATCATTGCATCTGGTTTACAAGGAGAATCAAATGATTAACTATCATTTGCAAGATGCCAAGGTTATATCTGCAATGGACCACACTGATTCATAAACctacaaaaatgtttttgaacatCTTTAATAGCTCCAATATTATTTCGACAAGAACTATAAAGAACTTTATAATCTGAAATTAAGGTGTGAAATTACCCTTATTTACCATTTTCAGTTAAGTGATGAAAGGAATTGCATTGTAGCTCTAATAGATAGAGTTTTCACTGATATCAAATAATTCAATTACCTCTTCTGTTACctcaattattttaatttctgactactttaaaaataaatgattctaACAGAAATAGGCAAGCTTTAACTGTGTAGATGTCAGCTATATAATTATTATGGTCTCCACAGTACCATTCTCCTCCATcatctgtaatccaaaacatgTTGCAATCTACTTTTGAACACAACATATATTAACATCCTTTcttcatagggtttggtttccattcccttgattattcttgttgccctcctctgaacatgtttgCTTGCTGGCATCATTCtaaaagtgcagtgtccagaaccgAACACAGTACTCTAAATGAGTACTAAtaagtgccaaatagagggggactaatatcacatgagatttggagactatacttctgttaatgcatcctaaaatataatttgccttttttgtggccacattgcactgttgggtCATATTTAGCTTGTTACCTACAGTTCCAAGAtacttctcacttgtagtattgctgagccaagtatcctcatcttgtaactgtgcatctggtccccacccacccccaggtgTAGATGTGCAGATTTACACTGTTAGTTCAGGACTTCACCCTACTTGCTTTtgagttttgcttttatttattatttatttattttagccgtgccattaccaaaggtctctgagtggcatacagcaatattaaaactttagaacaaCATTGACCACAtcgccactcagagaccattggtaatggtgcgactaatttgtttttgtaaataaataaataaataacttaaaaactttaaaataatatccagtactgtattataataatacccaatattaaaacagtcaatttatcattaataaatcctgctgctcttacggccagctaaaggatactatttacaGCGGTACCTCGCTTTATGAAAGCTTTGCTTTATGTTATTTCCAGTTTACAAAgcaaaatccatagaaaataatgtcccgtttatgttctttttctcttttttccccattgtacGAAAAGATTTTCCCCAGGACACATtgcgcctggaggtttctagcgctACCCCCATTCCTAGTGAAATCCGCATATTGGTTTATGAAATTTCTGCATGACATAACATCCTGGAGGACGCATTAacttcgtaaaccaaggtacgcctgtaattaaaatgctggctaaacagaaaagtctttgcctggtgccgaaaagcctAAAGTGtcagagccaggcagatctctatagggagggtattccaaagttgggggggagCAACAGTCGAGAAGGTCCTATTTCAACATGctatccccctcacctctttcagaagggcctcctggcctgatcttagaaaatgggcaggctcgtatggaagacaGTTGTCCTTTAGGTacccaggtcctaagccgtttagggctttaaatgtcaaggtaagcactttgaattgggcctgagcagcaactggcagctagtgtaaatttttcagaactggcgtgATATGAATCCACGTGGCAGCTCCACTTACCAGCCacacagcccggttctgtgccagttgcagttgctggaccgtcctcaaaggctgccccacatatagtgCATTGCAAtggtccagtctggttgttaccaatgAATGTGTGATTTttgccaggctccactcatccaggtaaaggcaaagttgatatattctctgcagctataagaaggcacccctggacactgagtccacctgggcttccaaggtcaagGAGCACCACCAGGCTGAGGACCCTGTCCTTTGGGGGAGTGCAACCCCGtctagggcagggaaatggccctttaacctatctggcggagcacctaccagcagcacttctgcaCGATGGGCGTGTCATGTGCAAGTGCGACTCCCCCGtgcatggagctcactccccgCAACCAGTCCATGGCCCCAAATATGTTGGGGATCGCtaccctagagcattcaggaatccttcaggatccataagtctctggggtggatcattttaattgattaatAGATTTTAGAAGAACACCACAGTGCAAAGGGGGGAAAGGCAATCCTGAAATTGCCcaaatattaattaattcattttatatCCTGGCTTTCTCCAATATATTAATTGTAATTACACCATCATCAAGCAGAATACAAGTCTCTCTAATGGTAAAAAACAAAGGATGTGATCCAGTGGTGTCATTCTGCTTATAGAATTACTAGCATCAGTGGAATCATGTATGATGGGGACTATCTATAGGCTGGAAGCATCTGAGATACAGTGAGCTGGGAGAGGAAATGGAGTCACATAGAAAGCAAAAGGTGATCACCCACAGTGGTTTTCTGTAAACTCCTCACTAACACTGCTCATTTATCTTCAGTCTGTTGTGCCTGGTAGACTGAAGGTGCTAAAGAAGCCCTTGTCTCCACCCTATTGCACCTTAGTTCAAAGACACTCTGCTTCAGTTAAACAAGCTATAAGGTCAAAGTCTGCTGTTAACAAGTAAGGGCAGGTACATGTTTTGAAGAGCCACCCAATGGTGGAGGCTCCGATCTGCCACAACTGTCTCTGCAATTCTATCAATCCTTTTTATACTTGGTGTCCCATTTCCAGTAACGTTAGAATGTGACAAACACAGAACAATATTCATGGTTCATAAATTTTGCTAACTTTTCATTTTCACCTTCAGTTCATTGCTTGCTAGAAACAGTCATATGTATCCATTCTGGATTCCCCACAATTGTATTATATATCAACTTTAGAAAGCTAAAGTTTGACATGTAGGATGTGGATTGTTTTTGAAATGATCATGACTCAAAACCCTCAGTCTTGATGGCATGGATGATGATGGCGCAACCAGAGGGGATAAAATGTCCAGGTTAGGAGCCTGGCTGAAAAGATTATAATGTTGTCAGTGGACCTCCTTTCACTGAAAGCCTGCAATTGATTACACAAAAGAGAATGACTATTCGAGATCATTTACATTTAAATAATTCAATATATTTAGCTGGGTCTTTTTCTCTCAAACATTAAGCTCAAATTAAATTTTACATTATGTACTGGCACTATAGTTTAATATTTGTTGGACTCAGTAAATCAGTCTCAAAATCACTTATTTTTCAGAACTCAATCATATGAGTGAAAGGTCCATTTGTATCCACTTTCAATACCTGCCGGTTTCCATATGTTCCATGTCTGACAACAGCACCAGCCTCAAAACATTTGGCGTTAGCAGCCAGTTCTCTTTCACAGTGGAGCACAAACTGCGAATAGAGCTCCAGCCCAATGTCTTTTTCAATGTTGGCATGATATTGCATGCTTCTTCCCTTCAGTTTACCACCCAAGGTGGCCTGAGGTATTATTAATAGGCTGCCTGGCAAGTCCAAAACAGAAACATATTTGCCGTCTTCGTTTTCACTTAACTTCACATTCATGAGTGTGTTGACTGCAAAGACAGAGGGAGGGGAATGTATTAGTAGGTATTAGCACAGCTATCAATGCAGCATGTTAAACTCtgcctgtttatttaaaatatttatgctcTGCACTTCAGCTAGAAAAACACAGAGAGTAGCTTACCtcaattaaaaacagaacaaaacagtgcCTATTCTCAGGTTTAGCAGCTGGAAATACAcattataaaaggaaaaaagtatggAAGGGAAAGGATAATGAGGGAACACAGACATCAATTCGTAGCATGATAAGATTGTCCAATGCTGTACACACTGCAAGGTAGAGATCTATATGCACACACTACCTGAATTCTGAAGTAGCTCAGAATAAATTTACCTGTACATTAGCTCCCTCTACTGGCTACCTGTTATACCTATTTTCCTAACAATTTCTCAAGCAGTAGCTGTGCTGTTCAAGTCCATTGTTGccagtaaacaaataaataaataatcaatcctGGGGTGTGTTAAAGAATAACTAATTTATTAAGGCATGACCTTTTGTGGATTAAGTGAGCTAtacaatttcttcttcttaatcTGAAAATATTGGTAATCCAACCAAGTTCTTTCTAAATGACTTAGATGGGGGCATGGAGGAAATGCTTATTACATCTGCAGAGGATACTGAATTTCAGGTGTGCCTAATACTTCAGAAGAAAGAACTGGGATTCAATATGACCATAACTGATTATGGAGCTCAGCCAAATCAAACAAACTGaatttcaagagagaaaaggtgAAGTTGtatatttaggcaggaaaaatcagacTATATGATGGATGACAGCTGCTTGACAATAGTACATGACAAAAGGATCTAGAAGCTACAAACTATGCTATACTCGGCTGTATCACGTATTCGGGTTTTGAATTTGTGGCTCCCCATTTGTTGATGAACTGCTATTCCTATCATCCATTGCCAAGATGGCAGGGATTGATGGAACCTGGATGCCAATACATGATGGGCCACAGGTTCTCCAGTTCTCTTTTAGAAACGCCTTCTGCTCATGAAGTGGAAGCTGCAAAAGCATAGCGTTTTCTCTTGCTGTGAAGGCAAAATCAGAATCTCTTCCTAGCACAGATATATTGATACAGTACTCATATTGTACCCTTAACCAATTTATTTCCAAAAACTATGAATgcagagaagtaaaaaaaaatacaaaatgataCAGATATTACCAACTTAGGTTATACTTTAATAGAGCCTCAGGTCTAGAGCAAAATAGTCACTATATTAATAATACACGGTGCCTTGGGAAGCTTAACacatataaattaattttaaaagctcATTGTATGATGTGTAACATAACTTGGAAGTGGAACACTTGCTCAAAATAGCCTTCCCCAGAGAGCAGTTTTCATTATTTTAGTACAAAGCCTGATTAAATAAGTCCTTATTATTCAATGCTGTTGGCATTACTCACATACTTTGAATGCTACTGTTTCCAACTGCCTGCTTTCAGAACATTTTGCCTAAAAACATACCCATTTTTGGAATAATTTCTTCACTGGCCCCCTTGAAGAAGCACACATAGATTATAAGTCCTCGCTGAATCTATATGAAATAACAAAGATATATGCTTACACACTGCACATTTTGCTGTAACTAAACATATACATTATATTTTTGCATGAAATCATTAAGTGCAACATGATATACAAGTCTGCCACATTTTGTTGGCAGAATTACTTCATTTTAACAGACACTGGCTGTAAGgtatatatttgtatactaaAAGCAGTTTCCTATGTTGTGTTATTTCTTTGGCATACACAAGTGAGTCTCTGCTAAATATTTCCAAAACAATAGCATTCAACTTGAGAGTAAGGCAAAACGAGGTGGCAGTCaagtagagatgtaaaatttccattttttccagaaaaaaaattgaaaaatgggGGTGTCCAgaaaaaatggaatttaaaaaaattacatcagGGAGGTCAAGTGGGGACAAACATCAGCCCCACCTACACTCTACTCAGAAGCCTGTTGTAAGCAGGCTTGTAGTTGAGCTCAACAACTATAAGCATCAATTCAGACCTTTGTGTTGAATGTGCAAACATGCTTAAGAACATGGGTTCTTAAGCATGTTTACTTGCAAGGAAGCCCCACCGAGTTCCACTGGGCTCATGGTCAGTGTGTATATTATAGAGTTCCAGTATTCCCTCTCTATGTTTTTTCTCAGTGCAGAAGAGGCATTTGTAATGTACAGTAGTGAGTAATGGCAAGTGCATATTTCAGAGTGATATTCCAGACCTTGAATATGTGAAAATATTGTGTGAAAATATCTTAAGAAATATTTTTGCCATGTGTGAAAATATCTCAGAAACCAGGACCGTGGAAGTTATGGCTCTTCTGTTGTTATCAgaccagaaaaacaacaaccctctaTCATCCTTGACCTTTGGCTGGGGGCAGCATAGGGCTGACACTATAAACCATTGGGTCTTACGAGTCAGAAGTGCCTCCTGTACACTTCTGCACACGCACTGAGGTGATCCGAGGGTGGTCACGAGAATAATGTACTTCCGGCAATATGAAAAGCATTCTCAGGGATTATAATAATCTGCATTAGAAGATTCTGATTATTTTAGGAAGCCGGCTGATCACGTATAACCTGAAGATCAAAGCCGGGATGGCGCTGGGAGGGAGACGACGGAACATCCTCTCAACCCGGATTTATCTGGGGGGATTTTCCTCTCACTCACAGACGAGACAGGAGGAGAAAGCGATGAGCGGTGTTAGACCTTTCGAGAACCGCCCAAAACCCGCCAGATGTTTCTGGCCTGCCTTCAACTCCCATCTTCCCTCACCATTAGCTACGTAGGctgcctctgggggggggggaggaggatagGCATTGCAGTCCGAAGAGATCAAGAGAAGATTCCCACCCCTGTGCCCCTAAATAGGAAAACGACTGGGACTCTGAAGATGTTACCTCCACCCACTGGGCTTCGGCGCCCGGCTCGGGGGGCTTCACCTGCAGCCTGGCGTGCAGACATTGCTGCAAGATGGCCCGGGCGAGCGGACCCCGGCTCGAGTCGGCCATGACTCCGCACCCGGACACGGACACGGCCAGGAAATAAAAATGCCTCCCGCCTCCAAGCCCGTTCCTCTTCCAGGATGAGGCCCGACTGACTCCGCCCGGCTCTGTGGGTGATGATGGAGGTGACGGTAGAGAACGGATATAGAGTGACAAGGCTACTGTCAGGAGGCGGAGCTTTCTGGTTTCTTTCCTAAAAGTCAGAAAATTCAAAAACCTTGTCGCGCTCATACTTTATTTCTTGGTGTTTCCGTTTCAACAGAAAGGCAGTGGGATGAACGCACACTCGCTACAGGCTCTGCTTtaatgggggaaaaaagtttaCCTCCTCCGAAGTGAAATCTGACACCAGCAGACCCCTTAAACTAATCTTTCAGGTTTGCAGACTCCAGCCCCATCGCCTGAAACTGTGGATAAAGGATGATCTATAACATTGTTCACGCATGATTTTTCTGCAAAAGtcctatactgtactgtataacatGCACATAGGtgtagcaacccccccccccttaactgTATATTTACTCAATTTGTAAAcacttttagattaggcatccttcagtctcaagagattatgtaACGTGCGCAAGAataggaggttgttcatgacattgtgtacctcggctcaacgatctctgacactctgtccctagatgttgagctggataaacgcattggcaaagcagctaccatgttctctagactcacgaagacagtatggctgaataagaagctgacagcatataccaagatccaggtctatagagcctgtgtcctgagcacactcctgtactgcagtgagtcctggaccctttgtgcatggcagaagaggaagctgaacatgttccatatgcattgtccccaacacatttttgatatcacctggcaggacgaagttccaaatacagtagccctagattgagctggaatttttagcatgtatacattactgaaacagcgacgtctatgttggcttgggcatgtcgtgagaatggctgatggtcggattccaaaagatgtcctgtatggagaattagtgcagggaaatcgccccagaccacagctgtgatacaaggatatctgcaagtgggatctgaaggccttaggaatggacctcaacagatggaaaaccttgacatcggagcgttcatcctggaggtaggcggtacatcatggcctctcccaatttgaagagacccttgtccagcaggccgaggcaaagaggcaatcccggaagcagcaaaatcagggaactggacaggggaaagattgtatttgtcctcattgtggaagggattgtcactctcgaattggccttctcagccacactaaatggtgttccaagtcctcaatacagagcatgttaccatagtctctcaagactgaaggatgcctaactggtaacgtgctctgaatggaggacttggaacagcaggTTTACCTTAGGACTGGAGTCAAAACAACTGTTTTTCACTGACCTGGAGTGAAAACAATACTGTACCCTCAATAAATATTGTACATCTAACAGGAAAATCATAAATACATATTGGTGAGAAAACTAATGATTTAAACTTTCTTGTAAGaaaatgttgttattgttacgtGCTGGCAAGTAACCTCTTATTTATGTCAACCCTAAACATGCATGATCTCCAGAATATCCTGCTGgaacagctcagctcagctcttataagctcaaagctgtggcttcgtctttggagccaatccatcttatttttggtcttcctgttttcctgtgccttcaacttttcctagcatcattGCCTTTtctagtaaggtaaaggtaaaggtaaaggttccccttgacaatttttgtccagtcgtgtccgactctagggggcggtgctcatcccgctcttcaagccatagagccagcgttttgtccgaagacaatctttccatggtcacatggccagtgtgatttagacacggaacgctgtttaccttcccaccgagatggtacctatttatccactcgtatttgcatgctttcgaaccgctaggttggcgggagctgggacaagcaacgggcgctcactccgtcgcgtggattcgatcttacgactgcttggtcttctgaccctgcagcacaggcctctgcggtttagcccacagcgcca
The Pogona vitticeps strain Pit_001003342236 chromosome 1, PviZW2.1, whole genome shotgun sequence genome window above contains:
- the DTD2 gene encoding D-aminoacyl-tRNA deacylase 2 isoform X1 — its product is MSATRFLNFLTFRKETRKLRLLTVALSLYIRSLPSPPSSPTEPGGVSRASSWKRNGLGGGRHFYFLAVSVSGCGVMADSSRGPLARAILQQCLHARLQVKPPEPGAEAQWVEIQRGLIIYVCFFKGASEEIIPKMVNTLMNVKLSENEDGKYVSVLDLPGSLLIIPQATLGGKLKGRSMQYHANIEKDIGLELYSQFVLHCERELAANAKCFEAGAVVRHGTYGNRQVLKVDTNGPFTHMIEF
- the DTD2 gene encoding D-aminoacyl-tRNA deacylase 2 isoform X2, with translation MSATRFLNFLTFRKETRKLRLLTVALSLYIRSLPSPPSSPTEPGGVSRASSWKRNGLGGGRHFYFLAVSVSGCGVMADSSRGPLARAILQQCLHARLQIQRGLIIYVCFFKGASEEIIPKMVNTLMNVKLSENEDGKYVSVLDLPGSLLIIPQATLGGKLKGRSMQYHANIEKDIGLELYSQFVLHCERELAANAKCFEAGAVVRHGTYGNRQVLKVDTNGPFTHMIEF